A window of the Streptomyces sp. NBC_00250 genome harbors these coding sequences:
- a CDS encoding SpoIIE family protein phosphatase produces MAEPGVETRTRSAVITARATASFEPVGRSVAAARAFVRDTLQGWGHPELVDDAVVLTSELVTNAVIHAGTSAEVLCLRADDSIRVEVADRYPEREIPVQSGRTFGSPDRENGRGLLLCAALAHRWGVDYSPTRKHVWFHLDLAQRPVGTRSAGPVLPDALLPVTDSRVRVAVVQIDRGGAITAWNEDADELFGYASEQVTGKPLGDLAAWPHTPGIGTGLAEALRLSRWEGSYGIRCADGRVIPVYAAHLRVRDTQGEPSTVCLLVREHERAVLQTPQRPAAEPGSESRTADPFEVFIGSPAPDDLDGLLQRTVERARDMLDGDAAFLLLATDDETELEVRATTGLPAARQRFARVPVETGASRYGSARMPAVHEDLAAVPGAVPLLEGTGMRSVVTVPLKVEGRLTGSLGVAAETANRYSNEEALRLQFAADRIALAVESARLGELERLRRGSLSFLVEASDLLAGTLDRDQTLALMAQMTVPTLATWCAVYTIADQASDPYLSYVLHEDEDRIDGLKDLLSSISPPDPVPTPGARVWTAPGDAAHRAALTASVRALDHPTSPLSSGIDTTLATATAVAGETVVLPLVARNRVIGMLTLGRPSEDHFRQEILELAEDLSRRAALALDNARLYSERVAISQSLQRSLLPPGLPHIPGVEVDVIYRAAGEGNEVGGDFYDLFPIRDGAYGFAIGDVCGTGPEAAAVTGLARHALRLLAREGFGGPAVLERLNAAILDEGARSRFLTLLYGEMRPQDDGSAILKVVCAGHPLPLRLRPDGSVSPAAEPQPLLGVMEDLELYEQTITLDPGDVLLCVTDGVTERREGTRMLGDDGLAEVLKTCTGLTAGAVASRVLRAVERFAQAPASDDMAILAMRLREPDDR; encoded by the coding sequence ATGGCAGAGCCGGGCGTCGAGACGCGTACGAGGAGTGCTGTGATCACCGCGCGGGCGACTGCCAGCTTCGAGCCCGTCGGGCGGTCCGTCGCGGCCGCCCGCGCCTTCGTCCGGGACACCCTCCAGGGCTGGGGACACCCCGAACTCGTCGACGACGCCGTCGTCCTCACCAGCGAGCTCGTCACCAACGCCGTCATCCACGCCGGCACCTCCGCCGAAGTCCTCTGCCTCCGCGCCGACGACAGCATCCGCGTCGAGGTCGCCGACCGCTACCCCGAGCGCGAGATCCCCGTCCAGAGCGGCCGCACCTTCGGCAGCCCCGACCGCGAGAACGGCCGCGGCCTGCTGCTCTGCGCGGCCCTCGCCCACCGCTGGGGCGTCGACTACTCCCCCACCCGCAAGCACGTCTGGTTCCACCTCGACCTCGCCCAGCGCCCGGTCGGCACCCGCTCCGCGGGCCCCGTCCTCCCCGACGCCCTCCTCCCGGTCACCGACAGCCGCGTCCGCGTCGCCGTCGTCCAGATCGACCGCGGCGGAGCGATCACCGCCTGGAACGAGGACGCGGACGAACTCTTCGGATACGCCTCCGAGCAGGTCACCGGCAAACCCCTCGGCGACCTCGCCGCCTGGCCCCACACCCCCGGCATCGGCACCGGCCTCGCCGAGGCCCTCCGCCTCTCCCGCTGGGAGGGCAGCTACGGCATCCGCTGCGCCGACGGCCGCGTCATCCCCGTGTACGCCGCACACCTCCGGGTCCGCGACACCCAGGGCGAACCCTCCACGGTCTGCCTCCTGGTTCGCGAGCACGAGCGGGCCGTCCTCCAGACCCCGCAGCGCCCCGCGGCCGAGCCGGGCTCCGAGAGCCGCACCGCCGACCCCTTCGAGGTCTTCATCGGCTCCCCGGCCCCCGACGACCTCGACGGCCTCCTCCAGCGCACGGTCGAACGCGCCCGCGACATGCTCGACGGCGACGCCGCCTTCCTCCTCCTCGCCACCGACGACGAGACGGAACTGGAGGTACGGGCGACCACCGGCCTCCCGGCAGCCCGCCAGCGCTTCGCCCGCGTCCCCGTCGAGACCGGCGCCAGCCGCTACGGTTCCGCCCGCATGCCCGCCGTGCACGAGGACCTGGCCGCCGTCCCCGGCGCCGTCCCGCTCCTCGAAGGCACCGGCATGCGCTCGGTGGTCACCGTCCCCCTCAAGGTCGAGGGCCGGCTCACCGGCTCCCTCGGCGTGGCCGCCGAGACCGCGAACCGCTACTCGAACGAAGAGGCCCTCCGCCTCCAGTTCGCCGCCGACCGCATCGCCCTGGCCGTGGAGTCCGCCCGCCTCGGCGAACTCGAGCGCCTGCGCCGCGGCTCCCTCAGCTTCCTCGTCGAGGCCTCCGACCTGCTGGCCGGCACCCTCGACCGCGACCAGACCCTGGCCCTGATGGCCCAGATGACGGTCCCGACCCTCGCCACCTGGTGCGCGGTCTACACGATCGCCGACCAGGCCTCCGACCCGTACCTCTCGTACGTGCTCCACGAGGACGAGGACCGCATCGACGGCCTCAAGGACCTGCTCTCCTCCATTTCCCCGCCCGACCCGGTGCCGACCCCCGGCGCCCGCGTCTGGACGGCGCCGGGCGACGCCGCCCACCGGGCCGCGCTCACCGCCTCGGTCCGCGCCCTCGACCACCCCACGAGCCCGCTCTCCTCCGGCATCGACACCACCCTGGCCACCGCGACCGCGGTCGCCGGCGAGACGGTCGTCCTGCCCCTGGTCGCCCGCAACCGCGTCATCGGCATGCTGACCCTGGGCAGGCCCTCGGAGGACCACTTCCGCCAGGAGATCCTGGAGCTCGCCGAGGACCTTTCCCGCCGGGCCGCCCTGGCCCTGGACAACGCCCGCCTGTATTCGGAGCGCGTGGCGATCAGCCAGTCCCTCCAGCGCAGCCTCCTGCCGCCCGGCCTCCCCCACATCCCGGGCGTCGAGGTCGACGTGATCTACCGCGCGGCCGGCGAGGGCAACGAGGTCGGAGGCGACTTCTACGATCTCTTCCCCATCCGCGACGGCGCCTACGGCTTCGCCATCGGCGACGTCTGCGGTACGGGCCCGGAGGCGGCCGCCGTCACCGGCCTGGCCCGCCACGCACTGCGCCTCCTGGCCCGCGAGGGCTTCGGCGGCCCGGCCGTCCTGGAACGGCTGAACGCGGCGATCCTCGACGAGGGCGCCCGCAGCCGCTTCCTCACCCTCCTGTACGGCGAGATGCGCCCGCAGGACGACGGCTCCGCGATCCTCAAGGTCGTCTGCGCCGGCCACCCGCTCCCCCTCCGCCTCCGCCCGGACGGCTCGGTGAGCCCCGCGGCCGAACCGCAGCCGCTCCTCGGCGTCATGGAGGACCTCGAGCTGTACGAGCAGACGATCACGCTCGACCCGGGCGACGTCCTCCTCTGCGTCACGGACGGCGTGACGGAACGCCGCGAAGGTACCCGCATGCTCGGCGACGACGGTCTGGCCGAGGTCCTCAAGACCTGTACGGGCCTGACGGCCGGCGCGGTCGCCTCCCGAGTGCTGCGCGCGGTGGAGCGCTTCGCCCAGGCCCCCGCCTCCGACGACATGGCCATCCTGGCGATGCGCCTCCGGGAGCCCGACGACCGCTGA
- a CDS encoding ribonuclease J yields the protein MSHPHPELGAPPKLPKGALRVIPLGGLGEIGRNMTVFEFDGRLLIVDCGVLFPEEEQPGVDLILPDFSIIRDRLDDIEGIVLTHGHEDHIGAVPYLLRLKPDIPLIGSKLTLALIEAKLQEHRIRPYTLEVKEGDREVLGSFDCEFIAVNHSIPDALAVAIRTPAGMAVATGDFKMDQLPLDGRLTDLHAFARLSEEGIDLLLSDSTNAEVPGFVPPEKDISNVLRTVFANAQKRIIVASFASHVHRIQQILDAAHEYGRRVAFVGRSMVRNMGIARDLGYLRVPAGLVVDVKTLDDLPDDEVVLVCTGSQGEPMAALSRMANRDHQIRIVPGDTVILASSLIPGNENAVYRVINGLTRWGANVVHKGNAKVHVSGHASAGELLYFYNICRPKNLMPVHGEWRHLRANAELGAMTGIPKDHIVIAEDGVVVDLVDGRARITGKVQAGYVYVDGLSVGDVTEVHLKDRRILGEEGIISVFVVVDSSTGKIVSGPNIHARGSGIEDSAFDAVIPKVDQALNKSAQDGVLEPHQLQQLIRRTVGKWVSDTYRRRPMILPVVVEV from the coding sequence TTGAGTCATCCGCATCCTGAACTCGGCGCCCCGCCGAAGCTGCCGAAGGGCGCCCTGCGCGTCATCCCGCTCGGCGGGCTCGGCGAAATCGGCCGGAACATGACGGTCTTCGAATTCGACGGCCGTCTGCTCATCGTCGACTGCGGCGTCCTCTTCCCCGAAGAGGAGCAGCCCGGCGTCGACCTGATCCTCCCGGACTTCAGCATCATCCGGGACCGCCTCGACGACATCGAAGGCATCGTGCTCACGCACGGCCACGAGGACCACATCGGTGCCGTCCCCTACCTGCTCCGGCTCAAGCCGGACATCCCGCTCATCGGCTCCAAGCTGACCCTCGCCCTGATCGAGGCCAAGCTCCAGGAGCACCGCATCCGCCCCTACACCCTTGAGGTGAAGGAGGGGGACCGGGAGGTGCTGGGTTCGTTCGACTGCGAGTTCATCGCGGTCAACCACTCCATCCCGGATGCGCTGGCGGTCGCCATCCGCACCCCCGCGGGCATGGCCGTCGCCACCGGCGACTTCAAGATGGACCAGCTCCCGCTGGACGGCCGCCTCACCGACCTCCACGCGTTCGCGCGTCTGAGCGAGGAAGGCATCGACCTCCTCCTCTCGGACTCCACGAACGCCGAGGTCCCGGGCTTCGTCCCGCCGGAGAAGGACATCTCCAACGTCCTGCGCACGGTCTTCGCGAACGCCCAGAAGCGCATCATCGTGGCCAGCTTCGCCAGCCACGTGCACCGCATCCAGCAGATCCTCGACGCCGCCCACGAGTACGGCCGCCGGGTCGCCTTCGTCGGCCGCTCGATGGTCCGCAACATGGGCATCGCCCGTGACCTGGGCTACCTCCGGGTCCCGGCCGGCCTCGTAGTGGACGTGAAGACCCTCGACGACCTGCCGGACGACGAGGTCGTGCTGGTCTGCACGGGTTCCCAGGGCGAGCCGATGGCGGCCCTGTCCCGCATGGCGAACCGCGACCACCAGATCCGGATCGTCCCCGGTGACACCGTGATCCTGGCGTCGTCCCTGATCCCGGGCAACGAGAACGCGGTCTACCGCGTGATCAACGGCCTGACCCGCTGGGGCGCGAACGTCGTCCACAAGGGCAACGCCAAGGTCCACGTCTCGGGCCACGCCTCGGCCGGCGAGCTGCTGTACTTCTACAACATCTGCCGCCCGAAGAACCTCATGCCGGTCCACGGCGAATGGCGCCACCTGCGCGCCAACGCCGAGCTCGGCGCGATGACGGGTATCCCCAAGGACCACATCGTCATCGCCGAGGACGGCGTCGTCGTCGACCTGGTCGACGGCCGCGCCCGGATCACCGGCAAGGTCCAGGCGGGTTACGTGTACGTCGACGGCCTCTCGGTCGGCGACGTCACCGAGGTCCACCTCAAGGACCGCCGCATCCTCGGCGAAGAGGGCATCATCTCGGTCTTCGTGGTGGTGGACTCCTCCACCGGCAAGATCGTCAGCGGCCCGAACATCCACGCTCGTGGCTCCGGCATCGAGGACTCGGCGTTCGACGCCGTGATCCCGAAGGTCGACCAGGCGCTGAACAAGTCGGCCCAGGACGGCGTGCTCGAACCCCACCAGCTCCAGCAGCTGATCCGCCGCACCGTCGGCAAGTGGGTCTCCGACACCTACCGCCGCCGGCCGATGATCCTCCCGGTCGTCGTCGAGGTCTGA
- the dapA gene encoding 4-hydroxy-tetrahydrodipicolinate synthase: MAPISTPQTPFGRVLTAMVTPFTADGALDLDGAQRLATHLVDAGNDGLVVNGTTGESPTTSDAEKSELVRAVLEAVGDRAHIVAGIGTNNTHHSIELARTAERDGAHGLLAVTPYYNKPSQEGLYRHFSAIADATELPVMLYDIPGRSGVPIDTETLVRLAEHPRVVANKDAKGDLGRASWAIARSGLAWYSGDDMLNLPLLSVGACGFVSVVGHVVTPELRALLEAHLGGEVQKATEIHQKLLPVYTGMFRTQGVMTTKAALALQGLPAGPLRLPLVELSPQETEQLKVDLAAGGVEL, translated from the coding sequence ATGGCTCCGATCTCCACTCCGCAGACCCCCTTCGGGCGGGTCCTCACCGCCATGGTCACGCCCTTCACGGCGGACGGCGCACTCGACCTCGACGGTGCCCAGCGACTGGCCACCCACCTGGTGGACGCAGGCAACGACGGCCTCGTCGTCAACGGGACCACCGGCGAGTCCCCCACCACCAGCGACGCGGAGAAATCGGAGCTGGTACGAGCGGTACTGGAGGCGGTCGGCGACCGCGCCCACATCGTGGCCGGCATCGGCACCAACAACACCCACCACTCCATCGAGCTGGCCCGCACCGCCGAGCGTGACGGCGCACACGGCCTGCTCGCCGTCACCCCGTACTACAACAAGCCGTCGCAGGAGGGTCTGTACCGGCACTTCTCGGCCATCGCCGACGCCACCGAGCTCCCGGTGATGCTCTACGACATCCCCGGTCGCAGCGGCGTCCCGATCGACACCGAGACGCTCGTCCGGCTCGCCGAGCACCCGCGCGTCGTCGCCAACAAGGACGCCAAGGGCGACCTCGGCCGCGCCAGCTGGGCCATCGCCCGCTCCGGCCTCGCCTGGTACTCCGGCGACGACATGCTCAACCTGCCCCTGCTCTCCGTCGGCGCCTGCGGCTTCGTCTCCGTCGTGGGCCACGTCGTCACCCCGGAGCTCCGCGCCCTCCTCGAGGCCCACCTGGGCGGCGAGGTCCAGAAGGCCACCGAGATCCACCAGAAGCTGCTCCCGGTCTACACCGGCATGTTCCGCACCCAGGGCGTCATGACGACCAAGGCCGCCCTCGCCCTCCAGGGCCTCCCGGCCGGCCCCCTGCGGCTGCCGCTCGTGGAGCTCTCCCCCCAGGAGACCGAGCAGCTCAAGGTCGACCTGGCCGCCGGCGGGGTAGAGCTCTGA
- the thyX gene encoding FAD-dependent thymidylate synthase, protein MTDSPTENVKIDFRSDVTVELVKSAAADSDVLWAARVSTAGEQSLEELQKDPERSKGLINYLMRDRHGSPFEHNSMTFFISAPIFVFREFMRHRVGWSYNEESGRYRELQPVFYVPDASRKLVQEGRPGKYVFVDGTQEQHDLVSRTMEDSYRQAYATYQEMLAAGVAREVARSVLPVGLFSSMYATCNARSLMHFLGLRTQHELAAVPSFPQREIEMVGEKMEEHWARLMPLTHGAFNKNGRVAP, encoded by the coding sequence GTGACCGACAGCCCCACCGAGAACGTGAAGATCGACTTCCGGAGCGACGTCACCGTCGAGCTGGTCAAGAGCGCGGCGGCCGACTCCGACGTCCTCTGGGCAGCCCGGGTCTCCACGGCGGGCGAGCAGTCCCTCGAAGAGCTCCAGAAGGACCCGGAGCGCTCGAAGGGCCTCATCAACTACCTGATGCGCGACCGCCACGGCAGCCCCTTCGAGCACAACTCGATGACGTTCTTCATCAGCGCCCCGATCTTCGTGTTCCGGGAGTTCATGCGGCACCGCGTGGGCTGGTCGTACAACGAGGAATCGGGCCGCTACAGGGAGCTCCAGCCGGTCTTCTACGTCCCCGACGCCTCCCGCAAGCTCGTCCAGGAGGGCCGCCCCGGCAAGTACGTCTTCGTCGACGGCACCCAGGAGCAGCACGACCTGGTCAGCCGCACGATGGAGGACTCGTACCGGCAGGCGTACGCCACCTACCAGGAGATGCTGGCGGCCGGCGTCGCCCGCGAGGTCGCCCGCTCGGTCCTCCCCGTCGGTCTCTTCTCCTCGATGTACGCCACGTGCAACGCGCGCTCGCTGATGCACTTCCTCGGCCTGCGCACCCAGCACGAGCTCGCCGCGGTCCCGTCCTTCCCGCAGCGGGAGATCGAGATGGTCGGCGAGAAGATGGAAGAGCACTGGGCCCGGCTGATGCCGCTGACCCATGGAGCCTTCAACAAGAACGGCCGTGTGGCCCCGTAG
- the dapB gene encoding 4-hydroxy-tetrahydrodipicolinate reductase encodes MSKLRVAVLGAQGRIGSEAVRAVEAAEDMELVAALGRGDKLETLTEAGAQVVVELTTPSSVMENLDFCVRHGIHAVVGTTGWTEERLAQLRTWLAASPETGVLIAPNFSIGAVLTMKFAQIAAPYFESVEVVELHHPHKVDAPSGTAARTAQLIAAARAEAGLGAQPDATATALDGARGADVDGVRVHSVRLAGLLAHQEVLLGGEGETLTVRHDSLHHSSFMPGILLGARRVTSTPGLTFGLENFLDLG; translated from the coding sequence ATGAGCAAGCTGCGCGTGGCAGTCCTCGGTGCACAGGGCCGTATCGGCTCCGAGGCCGTGAGGGCCGTCGAGGCCGCCGAGGACATGGAACTGGTCGCGGCCCTCGGCCGCGGGGACAAGCTGGAGACGCTCACCGAGGCGGGCGCCCAGGTGGTCGTCGAGCTGACGACCCCCAGCTCGGTCATGGAGAACCTCGACTTCTGCGTGCGCCACGGCATCCACGCGGTCGTCGGTACCACCGGCTGGACCGAGGAGCGCCTCGCGCAGCTGCGGACCTGGCTCGCCGCCTCCCCGGAGACCGGCGTCCTCATCGCTCCGAACTTCTCCATCGGCGCGGTCCTCACCATGAAGTTCGCCCAGATCGCGGCCCCGTACTTCGAGTCCGTCGAGGTCGTCGAACTGCACCACCCGCACAAGGTGGACGCACCCTCCGGCACCGCCGCCCGGACGGCCCAGCTGATCGCCGCCGCCCGCGCCGAGGCCGGTCTCGGCGCCCAGCCGGACGCGACCGCGACCGCCCTGGACGGCGCGCGAGGCGCTGACGTCGACGGCGTCCGTGTCCACTCGGTACGCCTGGCGGGCCTGCTGGCCCACCAGGAGGTGCTGCTCGGCGGCGAGGGCGAGACCCTCACGGTCCGCCACGACTCGCTGCACCACTCCAGCTTCATGCCGGGCATCCTTCTGGGCGCCCGCCGTGTCACCAGTACTCCGGGCCTCACCTTCGGCCTGGAGAACTTCCTGGACCTGGGCTGA
- a CDS encoding M16 family metallopeptidase, translating into MTSRSSRATARPSSEGRAVARTQTLLPGRDGIGTVRRTTLPGGLRIVTETLPSVRSATFGIWAHVGSRDETPSLNGATHYLEHLLFKGTHKRSALDISAAIDAVGGEMNAFTAKEYTCYYARVLDTDLPLAIDVVCDMLTGSLILDEDVDAERGVILEEIAMTEDDPGDVVHELFAQTMFGDTPLGRPVLGTVDTVNALTRGQIARFYKKHYDPTHLVVAAAGNVDHATVVRQVRRAFEKAGALTRTDAVPVAPRDGLRTLRAAGRVELLNRKTEQAHVVLGMPGLARTDERRWALGVLNTALGGGMSSRLFQEVREKRGLAYSVYSYTSGFADCGLFGVYAGCRPGQVHDVLKICRDELHKVASDGLTDDEIARAVGQLSGSTVLGLEDTGALMNRIGKSELCWGTQMSVDDMLDRIAAVTPDEVREVARDVLDQRPSLSVIGPLKDKQADRLHQAVS; encoded by the coding sequence GTGACGTCCCGTAGTTCCCGCGCGACGGCCCGCCCCTCTTCGGAGGGGCGGGCCGTCGCCCGTACCCAAACGCTTCTCCCGGGCAGGGACGGCATCGGCACGGTCCGCCGTACGACCCTCCCCGGCGGCCTCCGGATCGTCACCGAGACCCTCCCCTCCGTGCGCTCCGCCACCTTCGGCATCTGGGCGCACGTCGGATCCCGCGACGAGACCCCTTCGCTGAACGGCGCGACCCACTACCTGGAGCACCTCCTCTTCAAGGGCACCCACAAGCGGTCCGCCCTCGACATCTCCGCCGCGATCGACGCGGTCGGCGGCGAGATGAACGCCTTCACGGCGAAGGAGTACACCTGCTACTACGCCCGGGTCCTCGACACCGACCTGCCGCTGGCGATCGACGTCGTCTGCGACATGCTCACGGGCTCGCTCATCCTCGACGAGGACGTGGACGCCGAGCGCGGTGTCATCCTCGAAGAGATCGCGATGACCGAGGACGACCCCGGTGACGTGGTGCACGAGCTGTTCGCGCAGACCATGTTCGGCGACACCCCGCTGGGCCGCCCGGTCCTCGGCACCGTCGACACGGTCAACGCCCTCACCCGCGGCCAGATCGCCCGCTTCTACAAGAAGCACTACGACCCGACCCACCTGGTCGTCGCCGCCGCGGGCAACGTCGACCACGCCACGGTGGTACGCCAGGTCCGCCGCGCCTTCGAGAAGGCCGGCGCGCTCACCCGTACCGACGCCGTCCCCGTCGCCCCCCGCGACGGCCTGCGCACCCTGCGCGCGGCGGGCCGCGTCGAGCTCCTGAACCGGAAGACCGAGCAGGCCCACGTGGTCCTCGGCATGCCGGGTCTGGCCCGCACCGACGAGCGCCGCTGGGCGCTGGGCGTACTGAACACCGCCCTCGGCGGCGGCATGTCCTCCCGTCTCTTCCAGGAGGTCCGCGAGAAGCGCGGCCTGGCCTACAGCGTGTACTCGTACACCTCCGGCTTCGCCGACTGCGGCCTCTTCGGGGTGTACGCGGGCTGCCGACCGGGCCAGGTCCACGACGTCCTGAAGATCTGCCGCGACGAACTCCACAAGGTCGCCTCCGACGGCCTCACGGACGACGAGATCGCCCGCGCCGTGGGCCAGCTCTCCGGTTCGACCGTGCTCGGCCTGGAGGACACCGGCGCGCTGATGAACCGCATCGGCAAGAGCGAGCTGTGCTGGGGCACCCAGATGTCCGTCGACGACATGCTGGACCGGATCGCGGCCGTCACCCCGGACGAGGTCCGGGAGGTCGCCCGCGATGTACTGGACCAGCGGCCCTCGCTCTCGGTGATCGGCCCGCTGAAGGACAAGCAGGCGGACCGCCTCCACCAAGCGGTCTCCTGA
- a CDS encoding polyribonucleotide nucleotidyltransferase, with amino-acid sequence MENETHYAEAVIDNGAFGTRTIRFETGRLAKQAAGSAVAYLDDDTMVLSATTASKRPKDQLDFFPLTVDVEERMYAAGKIPGSFFRREGRPSEDAILTCRLIDRPLRPSFKKGLRNEIQIVETIMALNPDHLYDVVAINAASCSTQLAGLPFSGPIGGTRVALIKGQWVAFPTHTELEDAVFDMVVAGRVLEDGDVAIMMVEAEATEKTIELVKGGAEAPTEEVVAAGLEAAKPFIKALCKAQSDLAAKAAKPTGEFPVFLDYQDDVLEALTAAVKGELTKALTIAGKQEREAELDRIKELAAEKLLPAFEGREKEISGAYRALTKKLVRERVIKDKVRIDGRGLTDIRTLAAEVEAIPRVHGSALFERGETQILGVTTLNMLRMEQQLDTLSPVTRKRYMHNYNFPPYSVGETGRVGSPKRREIGHGALAERAIVPVLPTREEFPYAIRQVSEALGSNGSTSMGSVCASTMSLLNAGVPLKAAVAGIAMGLISEEIDGQTHYVALTDILGAEDAFGDMDFKVAGTKQFVTALQLDTKLDGIPASVLAAALKQARDARLHILDVMNEAIDVPDEMSPNAPRIITVKIPVDKIGEVIGPKGKMINQIQEDTGAEITIEDDGTIYIGAADGPAAEAARATINGIANPTMPEVGERYLGTVVKTTTFGAFVSLLPGKDGLLHISQIRKLAGGKRVENVEDVLAIGSKVQVEIAEIDQRGKLSLIPVIADEDAAEGDKDDAAK; translated from the coding sequence GTGGAGAACGAGACCCACTACGCCGAGGCCGTCATCGACAACGGCGCCTTCGGTACCCGCACCATCCGCTTCGAGACCGGCCGCCTCGCCAAGCAGGCCGCCGGCTCCGCCGTCGCCTACCTGGACGACGACACGATGGTCCTTTCCGCGACCACCGCCTCGAAGCGCCCCAAGGACCAGCTCGACTTCTTCCCCCTCACGGTGGACGTCGAGGAGCGGATGTACGCGGCCGGCAAGATCCCCGGCTCCTTCTTCCGCCGGGAGGGCCGCCCCTCCGAGGACGCGATCCTCACCTGCCGTCTGATCGACCGGCCGCTGCGCCCCTCCTTCAAGAAGGGCCTGCGCAACGAGATCCAGATCGTCGAGACGATCATGGCGCTCAACCCCGACCACCTGTACGACGTGGTCGCGATCAACGCCGCCTCCTGCTCCACGCAGCTGGCCGGCCTGCCCTTCTCCGGCCCGATCGGCGGCACCCGTGTCGCCCTGATCAAGGGCCAGTGGGTCGCGTTCCCGACGCACACCGAGCTTGAGGACGCCGTCTTCGACATGGTCGTCGCCGGTCGTGTCCTCGAGGACGGCGACGTCGCGATCATGATGGTCGAGGCCGAGGCCACCGAGAAGACCATCGAGCTCGTCAAGGGCGGCGCCGAGGCGCCGACCGAAGAGGTCGTCGCCGCCGGTCTCGAGGCCGCGAAGCCCTTCATCAAGGCCCTCTGCAAGGCCCAGTCGGACCTCGCCGCCAAGGCCGCCAAGCCCACCGGCGAGTTCCCGGTCTTCCTGGACTACCAGGACGACGTCCTGGAGGCGCTCACCGCCGCCGTCAAGGGTGAGCTCACCAAGGCGCTCACCATCGCCGGCAAGCAGGAGCGCGAGGCCGAGCTCGACCGCATCAAGGAGCTCGCCGCCGAGAAGCTCCTCCCGGCCTTCGAAGGCCGCGAGAAGGAGATCTCGGGCGCCTACCGCGCGCTGACCAAGAAGCTGGTCCGCGAGCGCGTCATCAAGGACAAGGTCCGCATCGACGGCCGTGGCCTCACGGACATCCGTACGCTCGCGGCCGAGGTCGAGGCCATCCCGCGCGTGCACGGCTCGGCGCTGTTCGAGCGTGGCGAGACCCAGATCCTGGGCGTCACCACCCTCAACATGCTCCGTATGGAGCAGCAGCTGGACACCCTCTCCCCGGTGACCCGCAAGCGCTACATGCACAACTACAACTTCCCGCCGTACTCCGTCGGCGAGACCGGCCGCGTGGGCTCGCCCAAGCGCCGTGAGATCGGCCACGGCGCGCTCGCCGAGCGCGCCATCGTGCCGGTCCTTCCGACGCGCGAGGAGTTCCCCTACGCGATCCGTCAGGTGTCCGAGGCCCTCGGCTCCAACGGTTCGACGTCCATGGGCTCGGTCTGCGCCTCCACCATGTCGCTGCTGAACGCCGGTGTGCCGCTGAAGGCCGCCGTCGCCGGTATCGCCATGGGTCTGATCTCCGAGGAGATCGACGGCCAGACGCACTACGTCGCCCTCACCGACATCCTCGGTGCGGAGGACGCCTTCGGCGACATGGACTTCAAGGTCGCCGGCACGAAGCAGTTCGTGACCGCGCTCCAGCTCGACACCAAGCTCGACGGCATCCCCGCCTCGGTCCTGGCCGCCGCGCTGAAGCAGGCCCGCGACGCGCGTCTGCACATCCTCGACGTGATGAACGAGGCGATCGACGTTCCGGACGAGATGTCCCCGAACGCGCCGCGCATCATCACCGTCAAGATCCCGGTGGACAAGATCGGTGAGGTCATCGGCCCCAAGGGCAAGATGATCAACCAGATCCAGGAGGACACCGGCGCCGAGATCACGATCGAGGACGACGGCACCATCTACATCGGTGCCGCCGACGGCCCGGCCGCCGAGGCCGCCCGCGCCACGATCAACGGCATCGCCAACCCGACCATGCCGGAGGTCGGCGAGCGCTACCTGGGTACGGTCGTCAAGACCACCACCTTCGGTGCCTTCGTCTCCCTGCTCCCGGGCAAGGACGGCCTCCTGCACATCTCGCAGATCCGCAAGCTCGCCGGTGGCAAGCGCGTGGAGAACGTCGAGGACGTGCTGGCGATCGGCTCCAAGGTCCAGGTCGAGATCGCCGAGATCGACCAGCGCGGCAAGCTGTCCCTGATCCCCGTGATCGCGGACGAGGACGCTGCCGAGGGTGACAAGGACGACGCTGCCAAGTGA
- the rpsO gene encoding 30S ribosomal protein S15 — protein sequence MALDAAVKKQIMTEFGTKEGDTGSPEVQVAMLSRRISDLTEHLKQHKHDHHSRRGLLILVGQRRRLLQYLAKKDIARFRTLVDRLGIRRGAAGGAK from the coding sequence GTGGCTCTCGACGCCGCTGTCAAGAAGCAGATCATGACCGAGTTCGGCACCAAGGAGGGCGACACCGGCTCCCCCGAGGTCCAGGTCGCCATGCTGTCCCGTCGCATCTCGGACCTGACCGAGCACCTCAAGCAGCACAAGCACGACCACCACTCCCGTCGTGGTCTGCTGATCCTGGTCGGCCAGCGCCGCCGCCTGCTGCAGTACCTGGCCAAGAAGGACATCGCGCGCTTCCGTACGCTCGTCGACCGGCTCGGCATCCGCCGTGGTGCGGCCGGCGGCGCCAAGTAA